Proteins from a genomic interval of Caulobacter rhizosphaerae:
- a CDS encoding glycoside hydrolase family 28 protein yields MHRRALLQIGLVSTAAPTLALAATRAVEAKAHGAIGDGRTLNTRAIQAAIEEAAKIGGTVAFKPGVYRTGSLFVKSGVTLRLDKGVTLLGSQNLADYPELPTRVAGIELTWPAALINVYRQKNVRIVGDGTIDGDGKVFWDSYWALRRRYDPKGLRWAADYDCKRPRLIQIFDSEAVELAGPRLRRAGFWTVHVCYSHDVHVADLNIRNNEGGRGPSTDGVDIDSSHDVLVERIDVACNDDALCLKAGRDADGLRVARPTYNVTIRDCVIRDASAGITFGSETSGGFHDIKVSGLTVLHPTPVGILFKSAHTRGGVIRDIDIRDLHLQDVFTVFRVNLNWNPSYSYATIPEGLTNVPDYWRVMTQPVPPERGRAHLSDVRVSDIKAIGAKTAFEVAAFAEAPLERFAFDNLDLDAQAGGRIANAKDWTFKRTLVDTLDCKAPEVADSSGVVGLEPRPAA; encoded by the coding sequence ATGCACAGACGCGCCCTCCTCCAGATCGGCCTGGTCTCCACCGCCGCCCCGACCTTGGCCCTGGCGGCCACCCGCGCCGTCGAGGCCAAGGCCCACGGCGCGATCGGCGACGGCAGGACGCTGAACACCCGGGCCATCCAGGCGGCCATCGAAGAGGCGGCCAAGATCGGCGGAACCGTCGCCTTCAAGCCCGGCGTCTATCGGACCGGATCGCTGTTCGTGAAGTCCGGCGTCACCCTGCGGCTGGACAAGGGCGTGACGCTGCTGGGCTCGCAGAACCTGGCCGACTATCCCGAGTTGCCGACCCGCGTGGCGGGGATCGAACTGACCTGGCCGGCGGCCCTGATCAATGTCTACCGGCAAAAGAACGTCCGCATCGTCGGCGACGGGACCATCGACGGCGACGGCAAGGTGTTCTGGGACAGCTACTGGGCCCTGCGCCGCCGGTACGATCCCAAGGGCCTGCGCTGGGCCGCCGACTATGACTGCAAGCGGCCGCGCCTGATCCAGATCTTCGACTCCGAAGCGGTCGAGCTGGCCGGGCCGCGCCTGCGCCGGGCGGGCTTCTGGACCGTCCACGTCTGCTATTCGCACGATGTCCACGTCGCCGACCTGAACATCCGTAACAACGAGGGTGGCCGCGGCCCCTCGACCGACGGCGTCGACATCGACTCCTCGCACGACGTGCTGGTCGAGCGGATCGACGTGGCCTGCAACGACGACGCCCTGTGCCTCAAGGCCGGCCGCGACGCCGACGGCCTGCGGGTGGCGCGGCCGACCTACAATGTCACGATCCGCGACTGCGTGATCCGCGACGCCTCGGCCGGGATCACCTTCGGCAGCGAGACCTCCGGCGGCTTCCACGACATCAAGGTCTCGGGCCTGACCGTGCTGCATCCCACCCCGGTCGGCATCCTGTTCAAGTCGGCCCACACCCGCGGCGGGGTGATCCGCGACATCGATATCCGCGACCTGCACCTGCAGGACGTGTTCACGGTGTTCCGGGTGAACCTGAACTGGAACCCCAGCTACAGCTACGCGACCATCCCCGAGGGCCTGACCAACGTGCCGGACTACTGGCGGGTGATGACCCAGCCCGTGCCGCCCGAGCGCGGCCGCGCCCATCTCAGCGACGTGCGGGTCAGCGACATCAAGGCGATCGGCGCCAAGACCGCCTTCGAGGTCGCCGCCTTCGCCGAGGCGCCGCTGGAGCGCTTCGCGTTCGACAACCTGGACCTCGACGCCCAGGCCGGCGGCCGCATCGCCAACGCCAAGGACTGGACGTTCAAGCGCACCCTGGTCGACACCCTGGACTGCAAGGCGCCGGAGGTGGCGGACTCGTCCGGCGTGGTCGGGCTGGAGCCTCGTCCGGCGGCCTGA
- a CDS encoding TonB-dependent receptor, which translates to MRKSSGSFRARLFCGGASLGLLLAIGGTAHAQAQTPPPPAEDSTVEAVVVTGFRNSLAQALNVKRTSAAAVDAIYAEDMAKFPDLNLSESIQRIPGVAISRDAGEGRQISVRGLGAQFTRVRINGMEALSTSGGTDASGGTNRGRSFDFNVFASDLFNRITVQKTASAETEEGSLGATVDLRTARPFDKRGFNFAISGKEGYNDLADKYNPRAAALISNTWRDDTLGALFSIAYSKRELLDEGTSTVRWQTGTAAAPGFRSVRGVTCATNAAACAEANAAVHPRIPRFDWYKNKQERLGATGSLQWAPSDKTLFTFDMLYADFKGQRNEDFLETFTPQTAGACTASSPASCGINQVDVVDYTIATPRTGFPVMTKGTFNNIDLKTEQRHDELETEFKQFTLDGEHQLTDRFKIHGVLGYSKSEFKNPVQNTVQWDQYNVQGYSYDYSRGDDYPTITYGTGDTANADAWTLAEIRMVQGFVDNSYKTAQLDGAYDWNDNLKIKGGLAYKAYETDSVALARSNGTTANVNPVTLAALRNIPRSSYAQTIDFSSLSLPAGNVSSWITPDLNAAVTALHMNDPSYNSAVTTTPGTVWRSPFATTCFTTGCGMYNLGVEPSLGSNYTVNEWDTTGYLQGDFNFSAWGVPVRGDLGFRYVQTRQKSLGYGVVPSTVSGVNYQTISASTATRSYNDFLPALNLVIEPTEDVLIRFGAAKVMSRPNLGSLTPGVNISTGSTKTVSSGNPFLDPYRAKTYDLAFEWYFQPQALLSAAFFYKDISTFVQSYTSALSTFDKNPFGLPDSAAVAACGTTPGCSPDLPVWQFSTSINTPGGPLKGIELNYQQPFTFLPAPFDKFGFLGNITRVTSEVTYLTSTGAVAAKGQLTNLSKTSYNATLYYEDSKFSSRVSAAYRSKYLTQIPGRNGSDVEGTKATMNIDASATYNWTKNLAFTFEAVNLTNEIQDQYYDSSQLVSFYHETGREFFVGFRYTF; encoded by the coding sequence ATGCGGAAATCATCCGGCTCCTTTCGCGCGCGCCTGTTCTGCGGCGGCGCCAGCCTTGGCCTGCTGCTGGCGATCGGCGGGACGGCCCACGCCCAGGCCCAGACCCCGCCACCTCCCGCGGAGGACAGCACCGTCGAGGCCGTCGTCGTCACCGGCTTTCGCAACAGCCTGGCCCAGGCGCTGAACGTCAAGCGCACCTCGGCGGCGGCGGTCGACGCCATCTACGCCGAGGACATGGCCAAGTTCCCCGACCTGAACCTGTCCGAATCCATCCAGCGCATCCCGGGCGTGGCGATCTCGCGCGACGCCGGCGAGGGGCGGCAGATCTCGGTGCGCGGCCTGGGCGCCCAGTTCACCCGGGTGCGGATCAACGGCATGGAGGCGCTGAGCACCTCCGGCGGCACCGACGCCTCGGGCGGCACCAACCGCGGCCGTTCGTTCGACTTCAACGTCTTCGCCTCGGACCTGTTCAACCGCATCACGGTGCAGAAGACCGCCTCGGCCGAGACCGAGGAAGGCTCGCTGGGCGCAACGGTGGACCTGCGCACGGCGCGGCCGTTCGACAAGCGGGGCTTCAACTTCGCGATCTCGGGCAAGGAGGGCTACAACGACCTGGCCGACAAATATAATCCGCGCGCCGCGGCCCTGATCTCCAACACCTGGCGCGACGACACCCTCGGGGCGCTGTTCTCGATCGCCTATTCCAAGCGCGAGCTGCTGGACGAGGGCACGAGCACCGTGCGCTGGCAGACCGGCACGGCCGCGGCCCCCGGCTTTCGTAGCGTGAGGGGCGTGACCTGCGCGACCAACGCCGCCGCCTGCGCCGAGGCCAACGCCGCCGTCCATCCCCGCATCCCACGCTTCGACTGGTACAAGAACAAGCAGGAGCGCCTGGGTGCGACCGGCTCGCTGCAATGGGCCCCCAGCGACAAGACGCTGTTCACGTTCGACATGCTGTACGCCGACTTCAAGGGCCAGCGTAACGAGGACTTCCTGGAGACCTTCACGCCCCAGACCGCCGGCGCCTGCACGGCCAGTTCGCCGGCCTCGTGCGGCATCAATCAGGTCGACGTGGTGGACTACACCATCGCCACGCCGCGCACCGGTTTTCCGGTGATGACCAAGGGCACGTTCAACAACATCGACCTGAAGACCGAGCAGCGCCACGACGAGCTGGAGACGGAGTTCAAGCAGTTCACCCTCGACGGGGAACACCAGCTGACCGACCGGTTCAAGATCCACGGCGTGCTGGGCTATTCCAAGTCGGAGTTCAAGAACCCGGTCCAGAACACCGTCCAGTGGGACCAGTACAACGTCCAAGGCTACAGCTACGACTACAGCCGCGGCGACGATTACCCGACCATCACCTACGGCACGGGCGACACCGCCAACGCCGACGCCTGGACCCTGGCGGAGATCCGCATGGTCCAGGGCTTCGTCGACAACAGCTACAAGACCGCCCAGCTGGACGGCGCCTATGACTGGAACGACAATCTGAAGATCAAGGGCGGTCTGGCCTACAAGGCCTACGAGACCGACAGCGTCGCCCTGGCCCGCTCGAACGGCACCACGGCCAACGTCAATCCGGTGACCCTGGCGGCGCTGCGCAACATCCCGCGCTCCTCCTACGCCCAGACCATCGACTTCTCGAGCCTGAGCCTGCCGGCCGGCAATGTCAGCTCATGGATCACGCCCGACCTGAACGCGGCCGTTACCGCGCTGCACATGAACGATCCCAGCTACAACAGCGCCGTCACCACGACCCCGGGCACGGTGTGGCGCAGCCCGTTCGCCACCACCTGCTTCACCACCGGCTGCGGCATGTACAATCTGGGCGTCGAGCCCAGCCTGGGCAGCAACTACACCGTCAACGAATGGGATACGACGGGCTACCTGCAGGGCGACTTCAACTTCAGCGCCTGGGGTGTCCCGGTGCGCGGCGATCTCGGTTTCCGCTACGTGCAGACCCGCCAGAAGTCGCTGGGCTACGGCGTCGTGCCGTCCACGGTCAGCGGCGTGAACTACCAGACCATCTCGGCCTCGACCGCCACGCGCAGCTACAACGACTTCCTGCCGGCCCTGAACCTGGTGATCGAGCCGACCGAAGACGTCCTGATCCGCTTCGGCGCGGCCAAGGTCATGTCGCGGCCGAACCTCGGCTCGCTGACCCCGGGGGTCAACATCAGCACGGGCAGCACCAAGACCGTCAGTTCGGGCAACCCCTTCCTGGATCCGTATCGCGCCAAGACCTACGACCTGGCGTTCGAATGGTACTTCCAGCCCCAGGCCCTGCTGTCGGCGGCGTTCTTCTACAAGGACATCTCGACCTTCGTGCAGAGCTACACCTCGGCCCTGTCGACGTTCGACAAGAATCCGTTCGGCCTGCCCGACAGCGCCGCGGTCGCCGCCTGCGGCACGACGCCGGGCTGCTCGCCCGACCTGCCGGTCTGGCAGTTCAGCACCTCGATCAACACCCCCGGCGGTCCGCTCAAGGGGATCGAGCTGAACTACCAGCAGCCCTTCACCTTCCTGCCGGCGCCGTTCGACAAGTTCGGCTTCCTGGGCAACATCACCCGGGTCACCTCGGAGGTCACCTACCTGACCTCGACCGGCGCGGTGGCGGCCAAGGGCCAGCTGACCAACCTGTCGAAGACCTCGTACAACGCCACGCTCTATTACGAGGACTCCAAGTTCAGCAGCCGGGTCTCGGCGGCCTATCGCAGCAAGTACCTGACGCAGATCCCCGGTCGGAATGGCTCGGACGTCGAGGGCACCAAGGCGACGATGAACATCGACGCCTCGGCCACCTACAACTGGACCAAGAACCTGGCTTTCACCTTCGAGGCGGTGAACCTGACCAACGAGATCCAGGACCAGTACTATGACTCCAGTCAGCTGGTGTCGTTCTACCATGAGACCGGCCGCGAGTTCTTCGTCGGCTTCCGCTACACGTTCTGA
- a CDS encoding alpha-L-rhamnosidase, which produces MAAARSRSGLDRRQVLTAAGLGAGASATAAQAATPQVRVAAPRVDYLENPLGLDNRRPRFSWTLEAGAARDVKQTVYRVTVASNPEALRAGGPLLWDSGKVASDRSLDVAYEGPPLASGQRCWWRVEAWVQDDRPARPSAPACWEMGLLDPADWTAGWLEAEPEAMRQERLEGVHWIWGETDDAGPRRFRWRFDLPEGVKAARVTVSAKDSLAGLWLDGVSLIRPGDRTAWGQGPSFALPDLSPGSHVLAVEVGLRLDEPRPVIGGALAAMLRLTLADGREVRVHAKDGWRTTLDAPEAWQARAHDDSAWSKAGPARIVPPCHPWVTGPAVQLRRAFRLDKPVARARLYATALGGYEARLNGRKVGDGVLAPESTDFRTRALYRTYEVTGLLRTGDNVLGAIVGDGWFASPFGFLDMRYAFGPPPRRFSALLDVEHKDGTRTRIQTDGQGWRLAASPVVLSEIYDGETYDARLEQAGWDAPGFDDEGWSAARLGETPPCRLAAHVAPPIRPIQTVKIRKVSEPAPGVRILDFGQNVAGWCRIKVKGPAGTAVTLRFAEALRPDGTLNTTSNRRALQTDTYVLRGDPAGETFEPRFTFHGFRYVEVTGWPGAFSAEAVEGVVLHSDAALTGAARIDHPLIQAIWRNTLWSQRGNFLGVPTDCPQRDERMGWTGDAQIFWDAAAFNMDVDAFTRRFMGDIRAGQSATGEMPDTAPFWALGQNTPGWADAAVILPWTVWRRYGDTAVIDENWAAMDRWSRRLLETNPDHVWRNGRGMDYGDWLSVDARSRADVTTPKTLVSTAYWAWSTALLAQMAQASGRTADAARLEALHAAIKEAFVREFVRPDGGVGNDSQTSHVLALRFGLVPPALRAASAGRLAADIRRRGTKLSTGFIGTPYILDALADHGHADLAYGLLLQTDLPSWGYQVGQGATTVFERWDGMKDGVVTGSLNHYAFGAVCGFLWRRMIGIDALEPGFKAIAFRPLVDPRLPGAAGTYESAMGRIACAWRRTGDGLAVEVTVPANATARVHLPALPGATIREGRRAITLLERTATEAVVQVGSGSYAFTVTA; this is translated from the coding sequence ATGGCCGCCGCGCGCTCCCGGTCTGGCCTGGACCGCCGTCAGGTCCTGACGGCCGCCGGCCTGGGCGCGGGCGCGTCGGCGACCGCGGCCCAGGCCGCGACGCCGCAAGTCCGGGTTGCGGCGCCGCGGGTCGATTACCTGGAAAACCCGCTGGGCCTGGACAATCGAAGGCCTCGGTTCTCCTGGACTCTCGAGGCCGGCGCGGCGCGCGACGTCAAGCAGACCGTCTATCGTGTGACCGTGGCCAGCAACCCCGAGGCGTTGCGCGCCGGCGGTCCGTTGCTGTGGGACAGCGGCAAGGTCGCTTCGGATCGCTCGCTCGACGTCGCCTACGAAGGTCCGCCCCTGGCGTCCGGCCAGCGCTGCTGGTGGCGGGTCGAGGCCTGGGTCCAGGACGATCGGCCCGCGCGGCCCAGCGCCCCGGCCTGTTGGGAAATGGGCCTGCTGGACCCCGCCGACTGGACCGCCGGCTGGCTGGAGGCCGAGCCCGAGGCCATGCGCCAGGAACGGCTGGAGGGCGTCCACTGGATCTGGGGCGAGACCGATGACGCCGGCCCGCGCCGGTTCCGCTGGCGTTTCGACCTGCCCGAAGGGGTGAAGGCCGCGCGGGTCACGGTGTCGGCCAAGGACAGTCTGGCGGGCCTGTGGCTGGACGGCGTGTCGCTGATCAGGCCCGGCGACCGCACCGCCTGGGGCCAGGGCCCCAGCTTCGCCCTGCCCGACCTGTCGCCGGGCTCGCACGTTCTGGCGGTGGAGGTCGGGCTGCGTCTTGACGAGCCGCGCCCGGTGATCGGCGGCGCCCTGGCGGCCATGCTGCGCCTGACCCTGGCCGACGGCCGCGAGGTCCGCGTCCACGCCAAGGACGGTTGGCGCACGACGCTCGATGCGCCCGAGGCCTGGCAGGCAAGGGCCCATGACGACTCCGCCTGGTCCAAGGCCGGCCCGGCGCGGATCGTCCCGCCCTGCCATCCTTGGGTCACCGGACCGGCGGTGCAGTTGCGGCGCGCCTTCCGGCTGGACAAGCCCGTGGCCCGGGCCCGGCTCTACGCCACGGCCCTGGGCGGCTACGAGGCGCGGCTGAACGGTCGCAAGGTCGGCGACGGCGTGCTGGCGCCGGAATCCACCGACTTCCGCACCCGTGCGCTCTACCGGACCTATGAGGTCACCGGCCTGCTGCGGACGGGCGACAACGTGCTGGGGGCGATCGTCGGCGACGGCTGGTTCGCCAGTCCGTTCGGCTTCCTGGACATGCGCTACGCCTTCGGCCCGCCGCCGCGCCGGTTCTCGGCCCTGCTCGACGTCGAGCACAAGGACGGGACTCGCACGCGGATCCAGACCGACGGCCAGGGCTGGCGGCTGGCGGCCTCGCCGGTCGTGCTGTCCGAGATCTATGACGGCGAGACCTATGACGCGCGCCTCGAACAGGCCGGCTGGGACGCACCCGGTTTCGACGACGAAGGTTGGTCCGCCGCGCGGTTGGGCGAGACGCCGCCATGCCGCCTGGCCGCCCACGTCGCCCCGCCGATCCGGCCGATCCAGACCGTCAAGATCCGCAAGGTCAGCGAGCCCGCGCCCGGCGTGCGCATCCTCGACTTCGGCCAGAACGTCGCCGGCTGGTGCCGGATCAAGGTCAAGGGGCCGGCCGGAACCGCCGTCACGCTGCGCTTCGCCGAGGCCCTGCGGCCGGACGGGACGCTGAACACCACCTCGAACCGTCGAGCCCTGCAGACCGACACCTATGTCCTGCGCGGCGATCCGGCCGGCGAGACCTTCGAGCCGCGCTTCACCTTCCACGGCTTCCGCTATGTGGAGGTCACCGGCTGGCCCGGCGCGTTCTCGGCCGAAGCCGTCGAGGGCGTGGTGCTGCACAGCGACGCGGCCCTGACCGGCGCGGCGCGGATCGACCATCCGCTGATCCAAGCGATCTGGCGCAACACGCTGTGGAGCCAGCGCGGCAACTTTCTGGGCGTGCCCACCGACTGCCCGCAGCGCGACGAGCGCATGGGCTGGACCGGCGACGCCCAGATCTTCTGGGACGCGGCGGCCTTCAACATGGACGTCGACGCCTTCACCCGGCGGTTCATGGGCGACATCCGCGCCGGCCAGTCGGCGACCGGCGAGATGCCCGACACCGCGCCGTTCTGGGCCCTGGGCCAGAACACCCCCGGCTGGGCCGACGCGGCCGTCATCCTGCCCTGGACGGTCTGGCGACGGTACGGCGACACCGCCGTGATCGACGAAAACTGGGCGGCCATGGACCGCTGGAGCCGCCGGCTGCTGGAGACCAATCCCGACCACGTCTGGCGCAACGGCCGGGGCATGGACTACGGCGACTGGCTGTCGGTGGACGCCAGGAGCCGAGCCGACGTCACCACGCCCAAGACCCTGGTCTCGACCGCCTACTGGGCCTGGTCGACCGCCCTGCTGGCCCAGATGGCCCAGGCCAGCGGACGGACCGCCGACGCTGCGCGGCTGGAGGCCCTCCACGCGGCTATCAAAGAGGCCTTCGTCCGCGAATTCGTGCGGCCGGACGGCGGCGTGGGCAATGACAGCCAGACCAGTCACGTCCTGGCCCTGCGCTTCGGGCTGGTCCCGCCCGCCTTGCGCGCCGCCTCGGCTGGCCGGCTGGCGGCCGACATCCGGCGGCGCGGGACCAAGCTGTCGACCGGCTTCATCGGCACGCCCTACATCCTCGACGCCCTGGCCGACCATGGCCACGCCGACCTCGCCTACGGCCTGCTGCTGCAGACCGACCTGCCATCCTGGGGCTACCAGGTCGGCCAGGGGGCGACGACAGTGTTCGAGCGCTGGGACGGGATGAAGGACGGCGTCGTCACCGGCTCGCTGAACCATTACGCCTTCGGGGCGGTCTGCGGCTTCCTCTGGCGACGGATGATCGGCATCGACGCCCTGGAGCCCGGCTTCAAGGCCATCGCCTTCCGGCCGCTGGTCGATCCGCGCCTGCCTGGCGCGGCGGGGACTTACGAGTCGGCCATGGGTCGCATCGCCTGCGCCTGGCGCCGCACCGGCGACGGCCTGGCCGTCGAGGTCACCGTGCCCGCCAACGCCACGGCTCGGGTCCACCTGCCGGCCCTGCCTGGCGCGACCATTCGCGAGGGCCGGCGAGCGATCACCTTACTCGAGCGCACGGCGACCGAGGCGGTCGTCCAGGTCGGCTCCGGCTCCTACGCCTTCACCGTCACCGCCTAG
- a CDS encoding glycoside hydrolase family 88 protein, producing MIFQPLSPLARILAASLATASLATGLSAHAVAAAPKPSAAAKSAAIPSPDAVLAVLNRANAAQIQAMRAEPIPVSTGGAVREMSSNWVSATYYVGAARLARVTNDRDTLVFLSEAAEHFNYGLRGARSAKLMLNADEWAIGDLYEELYARRKQPGVIMPLHQRLDWSVQHLTRTPIPQHLVWWWSDALFMAPPVLARMSAQTGDRTYLDAMDKQWWRTFARLYDPDESLYFRDERFIERRDDQGRKLFWSRGNGWVMAGMARVLESMPADYGSRPRYLTTFQAMAKRVASLQRADGLWPSSLMQPEQFPEAETSGSAFFVYALAWGINHGVLDRATYLPHVTRGWAALEAQVLPSGMIGAVQKTGDQPVTTAPADIGPYGTGAFLLAGIEVMNLGKSATALPLPEPAPDAPDFIVATTPTPALPRTVQGSPEETARHAAEMKAVAALAYDPAIEGPGLAPATVPPAAPGQPTPPKMIYRMAPPPAGQDRPRATVRYAPERLDDILWENDRTAHRIYGPALELAEPPSTSGIDAWGKSVRYPFMTRQLRTGDQHAYHGEGIDYYNVGTFRGAGGLGVWDGGKLWVSRNWKSYKILKDGPDVASFKVDYAPWRAGAERKVWESRTFTLPMGTNFTRLVSTFQSDRKGPLTVAVGITKKPTAKTPGAFSLDKAKGVATFWDVTDPDKGTMGLALLLDPRQIVDVVETDSDWLVLLKVSPGKPFVYYMGAAWDKGLDFHSRAEWEAYVQAQKPSFDPAK from the coding sequence GTGATATTCCAACCCCTCTCGCCCCTGGCCCGAATTCTGGCCGCGTCCCTGGCGACTGCGAGCTTGGCTACGGGGCTCTCGGCCCACGCCGTCGCCGCCGCGCCGAAACCTTCCGCCGCCGCCAAGTCCGCCGCCATCCCGTCCCCTGACGCGGTGCTGGCGGTGCTGAACCGCGCCAACGCCGCCCAGATCCAGGCCATGCGCGCCGAGCCGATCCCCGTCTCGACGGGCGGCGCGGTGCGCGAGATGTCGTCCAACTGGGTGTCGGCCACCTACTATGTCGGCGCGGCGCGGCTGGCGCGGGTGACCAACGACCGTGACACCCTGGTCTTCCTCAGTGAGGCGGCCGAGCACTTCAACTACGGCCTGCGCGGCGCGCGATCGGCCAAGCTGATGCTGAACGCCGACGAATGGGCGATCGGCGACCTGTACGAAGAGCTCTACGCCCGTCGGAAACAGCCCGGGGTAATCATGCCGTTGCACCAGCGGCTGGACTGGTCGGTCCAGCACCTGACCCGCACGCCGATCCCCCAACACCTGGTCTGGTGGTGGAGCGACGCCCTGTTCATGGCCCCGCCGGTTCTGGCGCGGATGAGCGCCCAGACCGGCGACAGGACCTATCTGGACGCCATGGACAAGCAGTGGTGGCGCACCTTCGCCCGCCTCTACGATCCGGACGAGAGCCTGTACTTCCGCGACGAGCGCTTCATCGAGCGGCGCGACGACCAGGGCCGCAAGCTGTTCTGGTCGCGCGGCAACGGCTGGGTCATGGCCGGCATGGCCCGCGTGCTGGAGTCCATGCCGGCCGACTACGGCTCGCGCCCCCGCTATCTGACGACCTTCCAGGCCATGGCCAAGCGGGTGGCCAGCCTGCAGCGAGCCGACGGCCTGTGGCCCTCCAGCCTGATGCAGCCCGAACAGTTCCCGGAGGCCGAGACGTCCGGTTCGGCGTTCTTCGTCTACGCCCTGGCCTGGGGGATCAATCACGGCGTGCTCGACCGGGCGACCTACCTGCCCCACGTGACCAGGGGCTGGGCGGCGCTGGAGGCCCAGGTCCTGCCGAGCGGCATGATCGGCGCGGTCCAGAAGACCGGCGACCAGCCCGTCACCACCGCCCCCGCCGATATCGGCCCCTACGGCACGGGGGCCTTCCTGCTGGCCGGGATCGAGGTCATGAACCTCGGCAAGTCGGCCACCGCCCTGCCCCTGCCCGAACCCGCCCCGGACGCCCCGGACTTCATCGTCGCCACTACACCGACCCCCGCCCTGCCCCGGACCGTGCAAGGCTCGCCGGAGGAGACCGCCCGGCACGCCGCCGAGATGAAGGCCGTGGCCGCCCTGGCCTATGACCCGGCCATCGAGGGGCCAGGCCTGGCGCCGGCCACCGTCCCGCCCGCCGCGCCGGGCCAACCGACGCCGCCGAAGATGATCTACCGGATGGCGCCGCCGCCGGCCGGCCAAGACAGGCCGCGCGCCACCGTCCGCTATGCGCCCGAGCGCCTGGACGACATCCTGTGGGAGAACGACCGCACGGCCCACCGCATCTACGGTCCGGCGCTGGAACTGGCCGAGCCGCCCTCGACCTCGGGGATCGACGCCTGGGGCAAGAGCGTCCGCTACCCGTTCATGACCCGACAGCTGCGGACCGGCGACCAGCACGCCTATCACGGCGAAGGCATCGACTATTACAATGTCGGGACCTTCCGCGGCGCCGGCGGCCTGGGCGTCTGGGACGGCGGCAAGCTGTGGGTGTCGCGCAACTGGAAGTCCTACAAGATCCTCAAGGACGGACCGGACGTCGCCTCGTTCAAGGTCGACTACGCGCCTTGGCGGGCCGGGGCGGAGCGCAAGGTCTGGGAAAGCCGCACGTTCACCCTGCCGATGGGGACCAACTTCACGCGGCTGGTCTCGACCTTCCAGTCCGACAGGAAGGGCCCGCTGACCGTGGCCGTGGGGATCACCAAGAAGCCCACCGCCAAGACCCCGGGCGCGTTCTCGCTCGACAAGGCCAAGGGCGTGGCGACCTTCTGGGACGTCACCGACCCGGACAAGGGAACCATGGGCCTGGCCCTGCTGCTGGACCCCAGGCAGATCGTGGACGTGGTCGAGACCGACAGCGACTGGCTGGTGCTGCTGAAGGTCAGCCCCGGCAAGCCGTTCGTCTACTATATGGGCGCGGCCTGGGACAAAGGCCTGGACTTTCACTCGCGCGCCGAGTGGGAGGCCTATGTCCAGGCCCAGAAGCCGTCGTTCGACCCGGCGAAATAG
- a CDS encoding serine hydrolase — protein sequence MSRTHRLLRRMAGLAVVLSCAWGGLAPTLVFAASPLLTRSPTESRYAAIVIDAASGEVLYAQHADSPRYPASITKVMTLYLTFEALSEGRLKLTDRVVYSQYAAAQPATRLGVQAGDSISVDEAIRAMSVKSANDAAVAMAERLAGTEPRFAALMTLRGQELGMSNTRFVNAHGLPDSRNVSSARDLAILSRAIMRDFPQYYSYFGLKGFTFRGAYVPGHKRLLDTMPGFDGLKTGFTNASGYNLAGSAVRGGRRLIAVVLGGPSAAWRDNNMEDLLLTGFEVLERRSHGDKTTIAANLYDIDPRGPMVRPSVEDSEGDQDISAPSMTDVPQRSAQRPGASKATAKPAAPGTWGIQVGSFRNQTLARTQLGIVKSKVARLLGEADDFVESAGGTFRAQFLGVNEETARKVCKSLSADRQPCLVVTPR from the coding sequence ATGAGCAGAACTCACCGCCTTCTGCGCCGGATGGCCGGTCTTGCAGTAGTTCTCAGCTGTGCTTGGGGCGGGCTGGCCCCGACCTTGGTCTTCGCCGCGTCGCCTTTGCTAACCCGGTCTCCAACGGAATCCCGTTACGCGGCGATTGTGATCGACGCTGCGTCTGGAGAGGTGCTTTATGCTCAGCACGCTGACAGCCCGCGATATCCCGCTTCCATCACGAAAGTAATGACGCTTTATCTGACGTTCGAGGCGCTAAGCGAGGGACGTTTAAAGCTCACTGATCGCGTGGTCTATTCGCAATATGCGGCCGCTCAACCGGCAACGCGGTTGGGCGTGCAGGCCGGTGACTCGATCAGCGTTGATGAAGCCATCCGCGCGATGTCCGTCAAGTCCGCGAACGATGCGGCCGTGGCCATGGCCGAACGGCTGGCCGGCACGGAGCCCCGGTTCGCGGCGCTGATGACGCTCCGAGGGCAAGAACTGGGAATGAGCAATACACGCTTCGTAAACGCGCATGGATTGCCCGACAGTCGCAACGTCAGCTCTGCAAGAGACCTGGCTATTTTGTCCCGTGCGATCATGCGGGACTTTCCACAATACTATTCCTACTTCGGGCTGAAGGGCTTCACCTTCCGCGGCGCCTACGTGCCGGGGCACAAGCGTTTGCTGGACACCATGCCGGGTTTTGACGGGCTGAAGACGGGCTTCACCAACGCTTCGGGCTACAATCTTGCCGGCTCGGCCGTTCGTGGCGGGCGACGGCTGATCGCCGTCGTCCTGGGCGGTCCTTCGGCGGCGTGGCGCGATAATAATATGGAAGATCTTCTTTTGACCGGCTTTGAAGTGCTTGAGCGTCGTAGCCACGGCGACAAGACCACGATCGCCGCCAATCTCTATGACATCGATCCGAGAGGTCCCATGGTCCGGCCATCCGTCGAGGACAGTGAGGGCGATCAGGACATCTCTGCCCCTTCGATGACTGATGTGCCGCAGCGTAGTGCGCAGCGGCCCGGCGCGTCAAAGGCTACTGCAAAGCCCGCAGCCCCAGGAACGTGGGGCATTCAGGTCGGATCGTTCAGAAATCAGACATTGGCCCGCACTCAGCTAGGCATCGTAAAATCGAAGGTGGCCCGCCTTTTGGGTGAGGCCGACGATTTTGTTGAATCGGCAGGAGGGACGTTTCGTGCGCAGTTTCTGGGCGTGAACGAAGAGACGGCACGTAAAGTTTGTAAGTCGCTCTCCGCAGACCGACAGCCCTGCTTGGTCGTCACGCCCCGCTAA